The Streptomyces clavuligerus genome includes a region encoding these proteins:
- a CDS encoding pyridoxal-dependent decarboxylase, with amino-acid sequence MTDVHAGAPAGVLGGTAAEAPSDTAADAPHTPLTTTPSDEDYRLGTESFTDERRTAVLARLEEHLDQHRARMLGYQVNLSLDGHTSLGRFLRYHINNVGDPFVDSHFSMHSRWLERAVLEHYARLWHAPLPEDPTRPRNEDAWGYVLSMGSTEGNLYALWNARDYLDGNALVRDEISGDASCRTTYIRAQHPEDNPNAYAPVAFFSQETHYSHIKAMRVLDIPTFYDLGGSLYPDQCPIDVSGTGTRTYNGWPLGGVPTTGGDEGPGTVDIDALVPLVEFFAAKGHPVLVNFNVGSVFKGAYDDVATACERLRPVFERYGLVDRAVRFDPDDPDRVSVRNGYWVHVDGALGGAYAPYLEKARDAGLTGSAPPVFDFRIPEVSSIVTSGHKYPGAPVPTGIFLSRAGSKLRPPSDPAVVSSPDSTFAGSRSGFASLAMWNHLAQLGEEEQMRQAVEALRVAEYTAGRLRELSAALAERGEPWAEDGIEVGHGDHALSVWFQQPRAEITAKYTLACVPLDLGGVRHDYSHVYVMPHVTRELVDELVDELYRPGAFDRSAEEGAVRPPLPGQS; translated from the coding sequence ATGACCGACGTACACGCCGGCGCCCCTGCCGGCGTCCTCGGTGGCACAGCCGCCGAAGCACCGTCCGACACGGCCGCCGACGCGCCGCACACCCCGTTGACCACGACGCCGTCCGACGAGGACTACCGGCTGGGCACCGAGAGCTTCACCGACGAGCGGCGGACGGCGGTCCTCGCCCGGCTGGAGGAACATCTCGACCAGCACCGCGCCCGTATGCTCGGCTACCAGGTCAACCTCTCGCTCGACGGCCACACCTCCCTCGGCCGCTTCCTCCGCTACCACATCAACAACGTCGGGGACCCGTTCGTCGACAGCCACTTCAGCATGCACTCGCGGTGGCTGGAGCGCGCGGTGCTCGAACACTACGCCCGGCTCTGGCACGCCCCCCTGCCCGAGGACCCCACCCGCCCCCGGAACGAGGACGCCTGGGGCTATGTCCTCTCCATGGGCAGCACCGAGGGCAACCTCTACGCCCTGTGGAACGCCCGCGACTACCTCGACGGCAACGCCCTCGTCCGCGACGAGATCTCCGGGGACGCGAGCTGCCGCACCACCTACATCCGGGCCCAGCACCCCGAGGACAACCCCAACGCCTACGCCCCCGTGGCCTTCTTCTCCCAGGAGACCCACTACTCCCACATCAAGGCCATGCGGGTCCTGGACATCCCCACCTTCTACGACCTCGGCGGCAGCCTCTACCCGGACCAGTGCCCGATCGACGTGTCCGGCACCGGCACACGGACCTACAACGGCTGGCCCCTGGGCGGAGTTCCCACCACCGGCGGGGACGAGGGACCCGGCACGGTCGACATCGACGCCCTCGTCCCGCTCGTGGAGTTCTTCGCCGCGAAGGGCCACCCCGTCCTCGTCAACTTCAACGTCGGCAGCGTCTTCAAGGGCGCCTACGACGATGTCGCCACCGCCTGCGAGCGGCTCCGGCCCGTCTTCGAGCGGTACGGGCTCGTCGACCGCGCCGTACGGTTCGACCCCGACGACCCGGACCGGGTCAGCGTACGGAACGGGTACTGGGTGCATGTCGACGGCGCCCTCGGCGGCGCCTACGCCCCCTATCTGGAGAAGGCCCGCGACGCCGGACTGACCGGGAGCGCGCCGCCGGTCTTCGACTTCCGGATTCCCGAGGTCTCCTCGATCGTCACCAGCGGGCACAAATACCCCGGGGCGCCGGTGCCCACCGGCATCTTCCTGTCCCGCGCGGGGTCCAAGCTGCGCCCGCCGTCGGACCCGGCGGTCGTGTCCTCGCCGGACAGCACCTTCGCCGGGTCCCGCAGCGGGTTCGCCTCGCTGGCGATGTGGAACCACCTCGCGCAGCTCGGCGAGGAGGAGCAGATGCGGCAGGCCGTCGAGGCGCTGCGGGTCGCCGAGTACACGGCCGGGCGGCTCAGGGAGCTGAGCGCCGCCCTCGCGGAGCGCGGCGAGCCCTGGGCGGAGGACGGGATCGAGGTCGGGCACGGCGACCACGCGCTGAGCGTGTGGTTCCAGCAGCCCCGGGCCGAGATCACCGCCAAGTACACGCTGGCCTGTGTCCCGCTCGACCTCGGGGGAGTGCGCCATGACTACAGCCATGTCTATGTCATGCCGCATGTGACCCGGGAGCTCGTCGACGAACTCGTGGACGAGCTCTACCGGCCCGGGGCCTTCGACCGCTCCGCCGAGGAAGGGGCCGTCCGGCCGCCGCTCCCCGGACAGAGCTGA
- a CDS encoding alpha/beta fold hydrolase gives MPAILIHGVPDTHHVWDGVRRRLTRTDVEAWDLPGFGTPRPDGFGSTKEEYVDWLVERLERVGEPVDLVGHDWGCILTLRVACLRPDLVRTWAGGDGPLDAGYEWHPLAKIWQDPVEGDRYMAELEPESFTHGLVGGFDVPADRAAEMIGRVDGTMKDSILRLYRSALTVGAEWAPELSRVAAPCLVFWGVRDPACPVGFADGLAAALRAPDPVRIDSNHWPLLERPAEVAAALEAHWDTAADLGG, from the coding sequence ATGCCCGCGATCCTGATCCACGGCGTCCCCGACACCCACCATGTGTGGGACGGCGTCCGCCGCCGGCTGACCCGTACCGATGTGGAGGCATGGGACCTGCCGGGGTTCGGCACCCCGCGCCCGGACGGCTTCGGCTCCACCAAGGAGGAGTACGTCGACTGGCTCGTCGAGCGACTTGAGCGGGTCGGGGAGCCGGTCGACCTGGTCGGTCACGACTGGGGCTGCATCCTCACCCTGCGCGTAGCCTGCCTCCGTCCCGACCTGGTCCGCACCTGGGCCGGGGGCGACGGGCCGCTCGACGCCGGGTACGAGTGGCATCCGCTGGCGAAGATCTGGCAGGACCCGGTGGAGGGCGACCGCTATATGGCGGAACTGGAGCCGGAGTCCTTCACCCACGGCCTGGTGGGGGGCTTCGACGTGCCCGCCGACCGCGCCGCCGAGATGATCGGCCGGGTGGACGGGACGATGAAGGACAGCATCCTCAGGCTCTACCGCTCCGCCCTGACCGTGGGCGCCGAGTGGGCGCCGGAGCTGTCCCGGGTGGCGGCGCCCTGTCTGGTGTTCTGGGGTGTGCGCGACCCCGCCTGCCCGGTCGGTTTCGCCGACGGGCTCGCCGCCGCCCTGCGCGCGCCCGACCCCGTGCGCATCGACTCCAACCACTGGCCCCTCCTGGAGCGGCCCGCCGAGGTCGCGGCGGCCCTCGAAGCGCACTGGGACACGGCCGCTGACCTGGGCGGCTGA
- a CDS encoding DUF4097 family beta strand repeat-containing protein: protein MQKFATPAPVSAVLDIPAGHIRLIAADRADTTVDILPADASKSRDVKAAERAVVHCADGVLRIEVPQRSNPVLGGSGSIEVTVQLPAGSRVEAKTASAEFRGVGRLGDVTFEGAHGSVKLDETASARLSLLDGTIEVGRLGDSAEISTAKGDIRITEAVRGTVALRTEAGEVSVGAARGVSATLDAGTAHGRIHNALRNSEGSAAGLTIRVTTSYGDITARSL from the coding sequence ATGCAGAAGTTCGCCACCCCCGCCCCCGTGTCCGCCGTTCTCGACATCCCCGCGGGGCACATCCGTCTCATCGCCGCCGACCGGGCCGACACCACGGTCGACATTCTGCCCGCGGACGCCTCGAAGAGCCGCGATGTGAAGGCGGCGGAGCGGGCCGTGGTCCACTGCGCCGACGGCGTTCTGCGGATCGAGGTCCCGCAGCGGTCGAACCCGGTGCTCGGCGGCTCCGGCTCCATCGAGGTGACCGTGCAACTGCCCGCCGGTTCCCGGGTCGAGGCCAAGACGGCCAGCGCCGAATTCCGCGGTGTCGGACGCCTCGGCGACGTCACCTTCGAGGGCGCGCACGGCTCGGTCAAGCTGGACGAGACCGCGAGCGCCCGCCTCTCCCTCCTGGACGGCACCATCGAGGTGGGCCGGCTGGGCGACTCCGCGGAGATCAGCACCGCCAAGGGCGACATCCGGATCACCGAGGCCGTGCGCGGCACGGTCGCGCTGCGCACCGAGGCCGGAGAGGTGTCGGTCGGCGCCGCCCGCGGGGTCTCCGCCACCCTGGACGCCGGGACCGCCCACGGCCGCATCCACAACGCGCTCCGCAACAGCGAGGGTTCCGCCGCCGGTCTGACCATCCGTGTGACGACCTCCTACGGCGACATCACCGCCCGCAGCCTCTGA